In the Telopea speciosissima isolate NSW1024214 ecotype Mountain lineage chromosome 2, Tspe_v1, whole genome shotgun sequence genome, one interval contains:
- the LOC122651839 gene encoding 60S acidic ribosomal protein P0-like: MAVKPTKAEKKVVYDQKLCELLDQYSQILVVAADNVGSNQLQSIRRGLRGDSVVLMGKNTMMKRSVRLHAERTGNKAFLNLVQLLVGNVGLIFTKGDLKEVREEVAKYKVGAPARVGLVAPIDVVVPPGNTGLDPSQTSFFQVLNIPTKINKGTVEIITPVELIKKGDKVGSSEAALLAKLGIRPFSYGLVVQTVYDNGSVFSPEVLDLTEDDLMDKFALGVSMITSLSLAISYPTLAAAPHMFINAYKNVLAVAVATEYSFPQADKVKEFLKDPTKFAVSVAPVAAADSGAAPAAAAASKVEEKEEPAEESDDDMGFSLFD, translated from the exons ATGGCGGTGAAACCTACGAAGGCCGAGAAGAAGGTTGTATACGACCAGAAGCTATGCGAGCTTCTTGACCAATACAGTCAGATCCTAGTGGTTGCAGCCGATAACGTGGGTTCGAACCAGCTTCAAAGCATTCGAAGGGGTTTACGTGGTGATTCAGTAGTTCTGATGGGAAAGAACACCATGATGAAGCGATCTGTCAGGCTTCATGCCGAGAGGACCGGGAACAAGGCCTTCCTGAATCTCGTTCAACTCCTTGTG GGAAATGTTGGTTTGATTTTCACGAAGGGTGACTTGAAGGAAGTTAGGGAAGAGGTTGCCAAATACAAG GTTGGAGCTCCTGCCCGTGTTGGACTTGTTGCACCTATTGATGTCGTTGTGCCTCCTGGCAACACTGGATTGGACCCTTCCCAGACTTCTTTCTTTCAG GTGCTCAATATTCCAACCAAGATTAACAAGGGTACTGTTGAAATCATTACCCCTGTTGAGCTCATCAAGAAAGGTGACAAGGTGGGATCTTCCGAGGCTGCTCTGCTTGCAAAACTCGGAATAAGGCCCTTTTCTTATGGTCTTGTTGTGCAAACTGTGTATGACAATGGCTCAGTCTTCAGCCCAGAGGTGCTTGATCTCACCGAGGATGACCTGATGGACAAATTTGCACTTGGTGTATCCATGATCACCTCTCTGTCATTGGCAATCTCATACCCCACTTTGGCTGCTGCACCCCATATGTTCATCAATGCGTACAAGAATGTTTTGGCTGTTGCAGTTGCAACTGAGTACTCCTTCCCACAGGCTGATAAAGTGAAAGAATTCTTGAAG GACCCAACCAAGTTCGCAGTTTCTGTGGCACCCGTTGCTGCTGCAGATTCTGGTGCTGCTCCAGCAGCAGCTGCTGCTTCTAAGgtggaagaaaaggaagagccTGCCGAGGAGTCTGACGATGATATGGGTTTCAGTTTGTTTGATTAA